One region of Cardinium endosymbiont of Culicoides punctatus genomic DNA includes:
- a CDS encoding phage tail protein: protein MAGFDLVHSHAFQVEVLGVTDGSSPEYFYRIEGLDSHVKTEDYLPGGATRMYARYTMSETTDLVLTRPLVKGKTKITQWCEDAIDKLKCQLTQAHILVLDQKANILAQWTVEDVYPKGISITPFSIQDQSNTGIGETITIGYSRLVRTK, encoded by the coding sequence GTATTGGGAGTAACAGATGGTAGTTCTCCTGAATACTTCTATCGCATAGAAGGGTTAGATAGTCATGTAAAAACGGAAGACTATCTACCAGGAGGTGCTACTAGGATGTATGCAAGGTATACAATGTCCGAGACCACAGATTTGGTACTAACAAGACCATTGGTAAAAGGGAAAACAAAAATTACCCAGTGGTGTGAAGATGCAATAGATAAGCTAAAGTGCCAACTTACACAAGCGCATATTTTGGTCTTAGATCAAAAAGCCAATATTTTAGCGCAGTGGACTGTAGAGGATGTGTATCCAAAAGGAATATCTATTACTCCCTTTAGTATTCAAGACCAATCAAATACTGGCATAGGAGAGACTATTACTATCGGTTATTCTAGATTAGTGAGAACAAAATAA